A window from Triticum aestivum cultivar Chinese Spring chromosome 6D, IWGSC CS RefSeq v2.1, whole genome shotgun sequence encodes these proteins:
- the LOC123144298 gene encoding mediator of RNA polymerase II transcription subunit 11: MTPQGKSSSLERLHDVEQRIVRVVELSGAVMEELGNSQGPRAEAVAAHCREFMLYMKEIQTTMREEIKSACEYRPFEKCDYSARIANEICCKKLEYVIEKMDAMQLNMEQSSNGV, encoded by the exons ATGACCCCGCAGGGTAAGAGCAGCTCGCTGGAGCGCCTCCACGACGTTGAGCAG CGGATAGTGCGGGTGGTGGAGCTGTCGGGCGCGGTCATGGAGGAGCTCGGAAACTCGCAGGGTCCCCGCGCCGAGGCCGTAGCCGCCCACTGCCGCGAGTTCATGCTCTATATGAAG GAAATACAAACAACTATGCGCGAGGAAATAAAAAGTGCTTGTGAATATCGTCCATTTGAGAAGTGCGACTATAGTGCAAGAATCGCTAACGAGATTTGTTGCAAAAAGCTGGAGTATGTAATTGAGAAGATGGATGCCATGCAACTAAACATGGAGCAAAGTTCTAATGGAGTTTAG